The following proteins are encoded in a genomic region of Deinococcus sp. YIM 134068:
- a CDS encoding 3-hydroxybutyrate dehydrogenase, which yields MTHTETRAALVTGGTSGIGLAIARRLQADGLRVAVLDLDRPQARETASAHGLAFIPGDLTRRSECARAVEETVATLGGLDVLVNNAGFQHIAPVAEFPEDTWDAMLHVMLTAPFLLSKYAWAHLTRSGQGRIINVASIHGHVASPFKAAYISAKHGLIGLTRTAALEAGEQGLTVNAICPAYVRTPLVEHQIKDQARTRGMSEAEVEGRVLLESAAIKRLLEPEDVAALASYVASPAAWGMTGAVLDLDLGWTAR from the coding sequence ATGACCCACACGGAAACACGCGCGGCCCTCGTCACGGGCGGCACGAGCGGCATCGGCCTCGCCATCGCGCGGCGGCTGCAAGCGGACGGTCTGCGCGTCGCCGTCCTCGACCTCGACCGCCCGCAGGCCCGCGAGACGGCCTCGGCGCACGGCCTGGCCTTTATCCCCGGCGACCTGACCCGGCGCTCCGAATGCGCGCGGGCGGTGGAGGAAACGGTCGCCACGCTCGGCGGGCTGGACGTGCTCGTGAACAATGCGGGCTTCCAGCACATCGCGCCCGTGGCCGAGTTTCCGGAGGACACGTGGGACGCCATGCTCCACGTCATGCTCACCGCGCCCTTCCTGCTCAGCAAGTACGCGTGGGCGCACCTCACCCGCTCCGGGCAGGGCCGCATCATCAACGTGGCGAGCATCCACGGGCACGTCGCCAGCCCCTTCAAGGCCGCGTATATCAGCGCCAAGCACGGGCTGATCGGCCTGACGCGCACGGCGGCGCTGGAGGCGGGCGAGCAGGGGCTGACCGTCAACGCCATCTGCCCCGCCTACGTCCGCACGCCCCTCGTGGAGCACCAGATCAAGGACCAGGCCCGCACGCGCGGCATGAGCGAGGCCGAGGTGGAGGGCCGCGTCCTCCTCGAATCCGCCGCCATCAAGCGCCTGCTAGAGCCGGAGGACGTGGCCGCCCTCGCCAGCTACGTCGCCAGCCCCGCCGCGTGGGGCATGACGGGCGCGGTCCTCGACCTCGATCTGGGGTGGACGGCGCGGTGA
- a CDS encoding GNAT family N-acetyltransferase — protein MASYRVSLALDGEGRVVGIAQAISDGMLTAFIPMLEVRPEYRGRGLGTALMQHLLGQLEHLYAVDLSCDDDLVPFYERLGMRRGNAMVRRNYGHQNGTPPAEE, from the coding sequence ATCGCGTCCTATCGCGTTTCCCTCGCTCTGGACGGTGAGGGGCGAGTCGTCGGCATCGCTCAGGCGATCAGCGACGGCATGCTCACCGCCTTCATTCCGATGCTGGAGGTGCGGCCCGAATACCGGGGCCGGGGGCTGGGAACAGCGCTCATGCAGCACCTCCTCGGGCAATTGGAGCACCTGTACGCCGTGGACCTGAGTTGCGACGACGACCTCGTGCCCTTCTACGAGCGGCTGGGGATGAGGAGGGGGAACGCGATGGTGCGGCGGAATTACGGGCACCAGAATGGCACCCCGCCCGCCGAGGAGTGA
- a CDS encoding ABC transporter permease — MTRYLRLIRIFTGATLSAQLEYRANFIGAVLASLGEVGVALLGIAVLFGQPGTTAVGGWSFHEALLVVGLFTLTEGFISVFIQPNLSKIAEAVRTGSMDFTLLKPIDAQFGISTRHLNVLRVTDLLMGMGLTVYAASHLTVTPLGVLGAALLYVSALVIVYCIWLVLSTTAFWFVKTQNVTELFNGVFGAARFPVTAFPVPVRAFLTFVVPIAFITTVPAQALTGELTPALALASPLVAAVFFVGARLFWLKAVGSYTSASS; from the coding sequence GTGACCCGCTACCTCCGCCTCATCCGCATCTTCACGGGCGCGACGCTCTCGGCCCAACTGGAATACCGGGCGAACTTCATCGGGGCCGTCCTCGCCTCGCTGGGGGAGGTGGGCGTGGCGCTGCTCGGCATCGCGGTGCTGTTCGGGCAGCCGGGCACGACCGCCGTGGGCGGCTGGTCCTTCCACGAGGCGCTGCTGGTGGTCGGCCTCTTCACCCTCACCGAGGGCTTCATCAGCGTCTTCATCCAGCCCAACCTCTCCAAGATCGCGGAGGCGGTGCGGACGGGCAGCATGGACTTCACGCTGCTCAAGCCCATCGACGCGCAGTTCGGCATCAGCACCCGCCACCTCAACGTCCTGCGCGTGACCGACCTCCTCATGGGAATGGGGCTGACCGTGTACGCCGCCTCGCACCTCACTGTCACCCCCCTCGGGGTGCTGGGGGCCGCCCTGCTGTACGTCTCCGCGCTCGTCATCGTGTACTGCATCTGGCTGGTGCTGTCCACGACGGCCTTCTGGTTCGTGAAGACGCAGAACGTGACCGAGCTGTTCAACGGCGTGTTCGGCGCGGCCCGCTTCCCGGTGACGGCCTTTCCGGTGCCCGTGCGCGCCTTCCTGACCTTCGTGGTGCCCATCGCCTTCATCACGACCGTGCCCGCGCAGGCGCTGACGGGGGAGCTGACGCCCGCCCTGGCGCTCGCCTCGCCGCTCGTGGCCGCCGTGTTCTTCGTGGGCGCGCGGCTCTTCTGGCTGAAGGCGGTGGGGAGCTACACGAGCGCGAGCAGTTGA
- a CDS encoding ABC transporter permease: MTATVKKLRTLFATQFAEMTEFRAEIVIWMLSGTLSLVMMLVWMAQAGNAPGGQINGYSSAEFATYFLSTWLVSQLMVVWVAWELDMDIRQGTLSPKLLRPLDPLWMWYAGHLAERVVRFPALIAFVCLFAWLAGAQFTADPWAYLAAFGLAFLGFSARFLWEYVIGLLAFWTESSTSFQEVVWLVYAALGGMFAPLAFYPEWVQRVAVWTPFPYMLGLPAQLLAGKATLSDAGRGALVLLGWLVVFGLLRLIVWRRGLRKYGAVGA; the protein is encoded by the coding sequence ATGACCGCCACCGTGAAAAAACTCCGCACCCTCTTCGCCACCCAGTTCGCGGAGATGACCGAGTTTCGCGCCGAGATCGTGATCTGGATGCTCTCGGGCACGCTCTCGCTCGTGATGATGCTCGTGTGGATGGCGCAGGCGGGGAACGCACCGGGCGGGCAGATCAACGGGTACAGCTCCGCCGAGTTCGCCACGTACTTCCTCTCCACCTGGCTCGTCTCGCAACTGATGGTCGTGTGGGTCGCATGGGAACTCGATATGGACATCCGGCAGGGCACCCTCTCGCCCAAGCTGCTGCGTCCCCTCGATCCCCTCTGGATGTGGTATGCCGGGCACCTCGCCGAGCGGGTGGTGCGCTTTCCCGCGCTGATCGCGTTCGTGTGCCTGTTCGCGTGGCTGGCGGGCGCGCAGTTCACAGCCGACCCCTGGGCCTACCTCGCCGCGTTCGGCCTCGCCTTCCTCGGCTTCAGCGCCCGCTTCCTGTGGGAGTACGTCATCGGCCTCCTCGCCTTCTGGACCGAATCCAGCACCAGCTTTCAGGAGGTCGTGTGGCTCGTGTACGCCGCGCTCGGCGGCATGTTCGCGCCCCTCGCCTTCTACCCGGAATGGGTGCAGCGCGTCGCCGTCTGGACCCCCTTCCCCTACATGCTCGGCCTCCCCGCCCAACTCCTCGCGGGCAAGGCCACGCTCAGCGACGCCGGACGCGGGGCGCTGGTGCTGCTCGGTTGGCTCGTCGTCTTCGGCCTGTTGCGCCTGATCGTGTGGCGGCGGGGGCTTAGGAAGTATGGGGCGGTGGGGGCGTGA
- a CDS encoding spermidine synthase: MNPWVLLARAPIPGSTDSLCLHRRGDEFSIQISGYVSELMNSRQHASEDALAHLACAAIAGRPDPQVLVGGLGMGFTLAAALGALGPRGVVTVAELVPEVVEWNRGPLGDCAGRPLEDPRTRVHVGDVADLLRTRRAAFDAVLLDVDNGPEGMTHRENNWLYSPAGLAAARQTLRPGGILAVWSATPDPRFTNRLRRAGFGVEVRTARARPGKGAHHTIWLAHSPGGRNKGDTGGRREVARS, translated from the coding sequence GTGAATCCCTGGGTTCTCCTCGCCCGCGCGCCCATTCCCGGCAGCACCGATTCCCTGTGCCTCCACCGGCGCGGCGACGAGTTCTCGATTCAAATTTCAGGGTACGTCAGCGAGCTGATGAACAGCCGCCAGCACGCCTCGGAGGACGCGCTGGCGCACCTGGCCTGCGCCGCTATCGCGGGCCGCCCGGACCCGCAGGTGCTCGTCGGCGGGCTGGGGATGGGCTTCACGCTCGCCGCCGCGCTGGGGGCGCTGGGGCCACGGGGCGTCGTGACGGTCGCCGAACTCGTGCCGGAGGTCGTGGAGTGGAACAGAGGCCCGCTCGGCGACTGCGCAGGCCGCCCGCTGGAGGACCCCCGCACGCGCGTGCATGTGGGCGACGTGGCCGACCTGCTCAGGACGCGGCGGGCCGCCTTCGACGCCGTGCTGCTCGACGTGGACAACGGCCCGGAGGGGATGACGCACCGGGAGAACAACTGGCTGTACTCCCCGGCGGGCCTGGCTGCCGCCCGACAAACTCTGCGGCCCGGCGGCATACTCGCCGTCTGGTCGGCCACCCCGGACCCCCGCTTCACGAACCGGCTGCGACGGGCGGGCTTTGGGGTCGAGGTCCGCACGGCCCGCGCCCGCCCCGGCAAGGGTGCCCACCACACGATCTGGCTGGCCCACTCGCCCGGCGGACGGAATAAGGGCGACACGGGTGGGAGGCGGGAAGTCGCCCGCTCCTGA
- a CDS encoding chromate transporter, producing MTDAPVNLAELLLAFARLGLISFGGTNVAELERALVLHHRWIDAQTLANGFALGQLMPGPNMLAVTHYGYAAAGLPGALTATLGFYGPTALLSAVVALVWQRHNKHPWVVAFRNALLPFGGGVILAGALVLGRTSVTSWPAALLAGVAFLLLWRTGANSAVVVLGAAVVGALLGL from the coding sequence ATGACCGATGCCCCCGTCAACCTCGCCGAACTGCTCCTCGCCTTCGCGCGGCTGGGCCTCATCAGCTTCGGCGGCACGAACGTCGCGGAGTTGGAGCGGGCGCTCGTCCTGCACCACCGCTGGATCGACGCGCAGACGCTGGCGAACGGCTTCGCGCTGGGTCAACTCATGCCGGGGCCGAATATGCTCGCGGTCACGCATTACGGGTACGCCGCCGCCGGGCTGCCCGGTGCCCTGACCGCCACCCTCGGCTTCTACGGCCCGACCGCCCTGCTGAGCGCCGTGGTCGCCCTCGTGTGGCAGCGGCACAACAAGCACCCGTGGGTCGTTGCGTTTCGGAATGCCCTGCTGCCCTTCGGCGGTGGGGTCATCCTCGCCGGGGCGCTCGTGCTGGGGCGCACGTCCGTCACCTCCTGGCCCGCCGCGCTCCTTGCCGGGGTCGCCTTCCTGCTGCTGTGGCGGACGGGGGCGAACAGCGCCGTGGTGGTGCTGGGGGCGGCGGTGGTGGGGGCGCTGCTGGGGTTGTGA
- a CDS encoding BTAD domain-containing putative transcriptional regulator produces the protein MAHVTTDWREHAPSRRARPPQVRGAVARPRLLALLRSSRVVMVVAPAGYGKTTALAAHLPDLGQTCWLTLDVDDADPQVLASGLAVAVAGLPGGEGPGALLDAGAAPRRVAARVADVLDTADALLVLDEAQHLAGPLTEGVLRELLGGRVALLARTPLLNSDLTRLETAGDLTRVSASDLAFTPAELAELLAAHGVTADAAEVRLAHGVTEGWPIAARFLAQAAAQGRVRLAGLSDLDGGEAQLGTLFAYLAQEVLGPLDPSLRSLLTRGSVFEELTPDLLTDVLGADVLGPGELGEREAGTLLGALASGGTFLTRTGDSYRAHPLLRAHLRGLLTPGEAREIAARGAAYFERTGRPRRALAAHLGAGNTARAAELLAGHGGRWLDGGRVTLVERSLARLPGAAWTPALHALSGDALRLGSRYVEALAAYARAEPLARALGEAQVALDTVQPDLAWGPLDMAAALAGGEEAARVEQMRAENHLNAGDPARALALHPELAAGARYTLRSGRLQDALTLALHAARGEAGGARAAQNHREGLLLASFLHAVLGEPGEAARRAREGLAEGERLESRFVRSLALARLGHAEVAAERFGQARAAYEEALTLAQDVVPRLQVEPRLGLAYLEARAGHPAPAADHEARALTHAGGDRYVEGLTRLTAALGRLHGGDAAGALPGLRATQEVFTACGDAFGVGAAALAVYAATGEVDDAPEAAHAVVSFPFLLARRSLLSPARTRAARAALLARLAAHTPDRGAALLSVAHALGYGHLPSPDEVPGVNVRVHVLGRVAVTRDGGPAREWGRARARDLLALLAVHENGLPREAAQEALFPGADPQVGERNFRVTLHALGQVLEEGVASGTFLERGDWLRLRGGPDLGVDLWEARRHLAAAPGTPARAEALLALPGGVADSDLAAVQAEAERHAALLPEALAAEADHALRTARPDLAARLSARALDLDPAHEPAARALMRAHHARANPAAAARTYAALRAALAELGLTPLPETEGLRQALMGGMRIEG, from the coding sequence ATGGCTCACGTGACGACCGACTGGCGCGAACACGCTCCCTCGCGGCGGGCGCGGCCTCCGCAGGTGCGGGGGGCGGTAGCGCGGCCCCGGCTGCTCGCGCTGCTGCGCTCCTCGCGGGTGGTGATGGTGGTGGCCCCGGCGGGCTACGGGAAGACGACCGCCCTCGCCGCCCACCTGCCCGACCTCGGGCAGACGTGCTGGCTGACCCTGGACGTGGACGACGCCGACCCGCAGGTTCTCGCCTCGGGGCTGGCGGTGGCGGTGGCGGGGCTGCCGGGGGGCGAGGGGCCGGGGGCGCTCCTCGACGCGGGGGCCGCACCGAGACGGGTGGCGGCGCGGGTGGCGGACGTGCTCGACACGGCGGACGCCCTGCTCGTCCTCGACGAGGCGCAGCATCTCGCCGGGCCACTGACGGAAGGGGTGCTACGCGAACTGCTGGGCGGGCGGGTGGCGCTGCTCGCGCGCACGCCGCTCCTGAATTCCGATCTGACGCGGCTGGAGACGGCAGGCGACCTCACGCGCGTCTCGGCGTCCGACCTCGCCTTCACGCCCGCCGAACTCGCCGAACTGCTCGCGGCGCACGGGGTGACGGCGGACGCGGCGGAGGTGCGGCTCGCGCACGGGGTCACGGAGGGGTGGCCCATTGCGGCCCGCTTTCTGGCGCAGGCGGCGGCGCAGGGGCGGGTGCGGCTCGCCGGGCTGTCGGACCTCGACGGGGGGGAGGCGCAACTGGGCACCCTGTTCGCCTACCTCGCGCAGGAGGTTCTGGGACCGCTCGACCCCAGCCTCAGATCGCTGCTCACGCGCGGCAGCGTCTTCGAGGAGCTGACGCCCGACCTCCTGACCGATGTTCTGGGGGCGGACGTGCTGGGGCCGGGGGAATTGGGCGAGCGGGAGGCGGGCACGCTGCTGGGGGCGCTGGCGAGCGGCGGCACCTTCCTGACGCGCACGGGCGACAGCTACCGCGCCCACCCACTCTTGCGGGCGCACCTGCGCGGCCTGCTCACCCCCGGCGAGGCGCGGGAGATCGCGGCGCGGGGGGCGGCCTATTTCGAGCGGACGGGACGGCCCCGGCGGGCACTCGCCGCGCACCTCGGGGCGGGGAACACGGCGCGGGCCGCCGAACTCCTCGCCGGACACGGGGGCCGCTGGCTGGACGGGGGCCGGGTGACGCTCGTGGAGCGCAGTCTCGCCCGGCTGCCGGGGGCCGCGTGGACGCCCGCCCTCCACGCCCTCTCCGGGGACGCCCTGCGGTTGGGGTCGCGGTACGTGGAGGCGCTGGCGGCCTATGCGCGGGCGGAGCCGCTGGCGCGTGCCCTCGGGGAGGCGCAGGTCGCGCTCGACACGGTGCAGCCCGACCTCGCCTGGGGACCGCTGGACATGGCGGCGGCGCTGGCAGGCGGGGAGGAGGCGGCACGGGTGGAACAGATGCGGGCGGAGAACCACCTCAACGCGGGGGACCCCGCGCGGGCGCTCGCCCTGCACCCGGAACTCGCGGCGGGGGCACGCTACACGCTGCGGTCGGGCCGTCTTCAGGATGCCCTCACCCTCGCCCTCCATGCCGCGCGCGGGGAGGCGGGGGGCGCGCGGGCGGCGCAGAACCACCGGGAGGGGCTGCTCCTCGCCTCCTTCCTCCACGCGGTTCTCGGTGAGCCGGGGGAGGCCGCCCGCCGCGCCCGCGAGGGGCTGGCCGAGGGCGAGCGGCTGGAGAGCCGCTTCGTGCGCTCGCTCGCCCTCGCCCGGCTGGGCCACGCGGAGGTGGCGGCAGAACGCTTCGGGCAGGCGCGGGCCGCCTACGAGGAGGCGCTGACGCTCGCGCAGGACGTGGTGCCCCGCCTCCAGGTCGAGCCGCGCCTGGGGCTGGCGTACCTGGAGGCGCGGGCGGGCCACCCGGCCCCCGCCGCCGACCACGAGGCCCGCGCCCTGACCCACGCGGGAGGCGACCGCTACGTGGAGGGGCTGACGCGGCTCACGGCGGCGCTGGGGCGACTGCACGGGGGGGACGCGGCGGGGGCGCTGCCGGGCCTGCGCGCGACTCAGGAGGTTTTCACAGCCTGCGGCGACGCCTTCGGGGTGGGGGCGGCGGCGCTGGCCGTGTATGCGGCGACCGGTGAGGTGGACGACGCGCCCGAGGCCGCCCATGCCGTCGTCTCCTTCCCCTTTCTGCTCGCCCGGCGCTCGCTGCTCTCCCCGGCGCGGACGCGGGCGGCCCGCGCGGCCCTGCTCGCCCGCCTCGCCGCTCACACTCCCGATAGGGGGGCCGCGCTCCTGTCCGTCGCCCACGCGCTCGGCTACGGACACCTGCCCAGCCCGGACGAGGTGCCCGGCGTGAACGTGCGGGTGCACGTGCTGGGCCGGGTGGCCGTGACGCGGGACGGTGGCCCGGCGCGCGAGTGGGGCCGCGCCCGCGCCCGTGACCTGCTTGCGCTCCTCGCCGTTCACGAGAACGGGCTGCCGCGTGAGGCCGCGCAGGAGGCCCTCTTTCCCGGCGCGGACCCGCAGGTCGGCGAGCGCAACTTTCGCGTCACCCTGCACGCGCTGGGGCAGGTGCTGGAGGAGGGCGTGGCGAGCGGCACCTTTCTGGAGCGCGGCGACTGGCTGCGGCTGCGCGGCGGCCCCGACCTGGGGGTGGACCTGTGGGAGGCCCGCCGACACCTCGCCGCCGCCCCCGGCACCCCGGCCCGCGCCGAAGCCCTTCTCGCGCTGCCGGGCGGGGTGGCCGACAGCGACCTCGCCGCCGTGCAGGCCGAGGCCGAACGCCACGCCGCCCTGCTCCCCGAGGCGCTGGCGGCGGAGGCCGACCACGCCCTCAGAACGGCCCGCCCCGACCTCGCCGCCCGGCTCTCGGCCCGCGCACTGGACCTCGACCCCGCCCACGAACCCGCCGCCCGCGCCCTGATGCGCGCCCACCACGCCCGCGCCAACCCCGCCGCCGCCGCCCGAACCTACGCGGCCCTGCGCGCGGCCCTCGCCGAGCTTGGATTGACGCCCTTGCCGGAAACGGAGGGGCTACGTCAGGCGCTGATGGGAGGGATGCGGATTGAGGGATGA
- a CDS encoding NADH:flavin oxidoreductase/NADH oxidase: MTLPGPTPTATPIGDAPTPRLFTPLKLRGLTLPNRAVVSPMCMYSSKHGLANDFHLVHLGQFALGGAGLIFTEATAVSPEGRISPEDLGLWTDEQIVPLGHITDLVHRYGGLIGVQLAHAGRKASTYAPWRGRGAVPVEAGGWQVVGPSDEPYNAAYPHPVALSAEDLRRVTADFAAATQRAQMAGFDVVEVHAAHGYLLHQFLSPLANLRTDEYGGSFENRTRLLLEVVRAVRGVWPMHLPLFVRVSATDWAPGGWDEEQTVALARLLRYEGVDVLDVSSGGLTPVQQITPGPLYQAPFAARVKAEVSDLHVMAVGMIDTPAQAEGLLQEGTADLVALARAFLRDPHWPQRAARELGMSPALPDVYGRAGW; this comes from the coding sequence ATGACCTTACCCGGCCCCACGCCGACCGCCACACCCATCGGGGACGCCCCCACGCCCCGCCTGTTCACCCCCCTGAAGCTGCGCGGCCTGACCCTTCCCAACCGCGCCGTCGTCTCGCCCATGTGCATGTACTCCTCGAAGCACGGGCTGGCGAACGACTTCCACCTCGTTCACCTCGGCCAGTTCGCGCTCGGCGGCGCGGGCCTGATCTTCACCGAGGCAACCGCCGTCTCCCCGGAGGGCCGCATCAGCCCGGAAGACCTCGGCCTGTGGACGGACGAGCAGATCGTGCCGCTGGGTCACATCACCGACCTCGTGCATCGGTACGGCGGGCTGATCGGCGTGCAACTCGCGCACGCGGGCCGCAAGGCGAGCACCTATGCCCCGTGGCGTGGGCGGGGCGCGGTGCCGGTGGAGGCGGGCGGCTGGCAGGTCGTCGGCCCGAGCGACGAGCCGTACAACGCCGCCTACCCGCACCCCGTCGCCCTGAGCGCCGAGGACCTCCGCCGCGTGACCGCCGACTTCGCCGCCGCCACCCAGCGCGCGCAGATGGCGGGCTTCGACGTGGTGGAGGTCCACGCGGCGCACGGCTACCTGCTGCACCAGTTCCTCTCGCCCCTCGCCAACCTCCGCACGGACGAGTACGGCGGGAGCTTCGAGAACCGGACGCGCCTGCTGCTGGAGGTCGTGCGGGCGGTGCGCGGCGTGTGGCCGATGCACCTGCCCCTCTTTGTCCGCGTCTCCGCAACCGACTGGGCACCCGGCGGCTGGGACGAGGAGCAGACGGTGGCGCTGGCACGGCTCCTACGCTACGAGGGCGTGGACGTGCTGGACGTGAGCAGCGGTGGCCTCACGCCGGTTCAGCAGATCACCCCCGGCCCGCTGTATCAGGCCCCCTTCGCCGCCCGTGTCAAGGCGGAGGTGTCCGACCTGCACGTCATGGCCGTGGGCATGATCGACACACCCGCCCAGGCGGAAGGTCTCTTGCAGGAGGGAACCGCCGACCTCGTGGCCCTCGCCCGCGCCTTCCTGCGCGACCCCCACTGGCCGCAGCGCGCGGCGCGGGAGCTGGGCATGAGTCCGGCGCTCCCGGACGTGTATGGGCGGGCGGGGTGGTAG
- a CDS encoding ABC transporter ATP-binding protein, translating into MTTSTPDASVRVRDLRKSYTVHEKEPGFLGSLRSFVKRKSHEVEAVRGVSFDLEPGEVVGFLGPNGAGKTTTLKMLSGLLHPSGGEARVAGFEPRRRETAFLKGITLVMGQKQQLIWDLPALDSFLVNQAIYEISDAQYRATMAEFTEVLGLEGILKKQVRKLSLGERMKCELAAALLHRPRVLFLDEPTIGLDVNMQESVRAFIRDYNERYGATVILTSHYMADVTALARRILVIDRGELVFDGDLAHLAAQGSGGKTVRLQLRRPVTAPQLARYGDDVRVDGLSAELTVPRAEVSTRAARLLADLDVADLTVEDPPIETVMAALFGRGREVERV; encoded by the coding sequence ATGACCACTTCCACACCGGACGCCAGCGTGCGCGTCCGCGACCTTCGCAAGAGTTACACGGTCCACGAGAAGGAGCCGGGGTTCCTGGGCAGCCTGCGGTCCTTCGTGAAGCGTAAAAGCCATGAGGTCGAGGCCGTGCGCGGCGTGTCCTTCGACCTCGAACCCGGCGAGGTGGTCGGCTTCCTGGGACCGAACGGTGCGGGCAAGACGACGACGCTCAAGATGCTCTCCGGCCTGCTGCACCCCTCCGGCGGCGAGGCGCGGGTGGCGGGTTTCGAGCCGCGCCGCCGCGAGACGGCCTTTCTCAAGGGCATCACCCTCGTCATGGGGCAAAAGCAGCAGCTCATCTGGGACCTGCCCGCCCTCGACTCCTTCCTCGTCAATCAGGCGATCTACGAGATCAGTGACGCGCAGTACCGGGCGACGATGGCCGAGTTCACCGAGGTCCTGGGGCTGGAGGGTATCCTCAAGAAGCAGGTCCGCAAGCTCTCGCTGGGTGAGCGGATGAAGTGCGAACTCGCCGCCGCCCTGCTCCACCGCCCACGGGTCCTCTTCCTCGACGAGCCGACCATCGGCCTCGACGTGAACATGCAGGAGAGCGTGCGCGCCTTCATCCGCGACTACAACGAGCGGTACGGGGCGACCGTCATCCTGACGAGCCACTACATGGCCGACGTGACGGCGCTCGCCCGCCGCATCCTCGTGATCGACCGGGGCGAACTCGTCTTCGACGGCGACCTCGCCCACCTCGCCGCGCAGGGGAGCGGGGGCAAAACGGTCCGCCTCCAACTGCGCCGCCCCGTTACCGCTCCCCAGCTCGCCCGTTACGGCGACGACGTGCGCGTGGACGGCCTGAGCGCCGAACTCACCGTCCCCCGCGCCGAGGTCAGCACCCGCGCCGCCCGCCTCCTCGCCGACCTCGACGTGGCCGACCTGACGGTGGAGGACCCGCCCATCGAGACGGTGATGGCGGCGCTGTTCGGGCGGGGGCGGGAGGTGGAACGTGTGTAG
- a CDS encoding chromate transporter: protein MTRARSGDNPTTSPAASPTPSALARMFVVVALAGIGGGLPAHTRRALTSRGWMTDEAFAETYTLAQLTPGPNAVNLAAMVGARLAGRAGALACTIGVLTPGIVAMLAVSAVALGQAGGLPPAVQSGLRGAACAALAVLLTAALPVVRVGWGVRGGPVLTALTFLALGVLRLDLLPVLLALVGVGLLIHRPRPNSEKA from the coding sequence ATGACGCGCGCCCGTTCGGGGGATAACCCTACCACCTCTCCCGCCGCCTCCCCCACCCCGTCCGCCCTCGCGCGGATGTTCGTGGTCGTGGCCCTGGCCGGGATCGGCGGGGGGCTGCCCGCCCACACGCGCCGGGCGCTCACCTCGCGCGGCTGGATGACGGACGAGGCTTTCGCGGAGACCTACACCCTCGCGCAGCTCACGCCGGGGCCGAACGCCGTGAATCTCGCGGCGATGGTGGGGGCACGGCTGGCGGGACGGGCGGGGGCACTCGCCTGCACCATAGGAGTGCTGACGCCCGGCATCGTCGCCATGCTCGCCGTGAGTGCGGTGGCGCTGGGGCAGGCTGGGGGGTTGCCACCCGCCGTGCAAAGCGGCCTGCGTGGGGCGGCGTGCGCGGCGCTCGCGGTGCTGCTGACCGCCGCGCTCCCCGTCGTACGGGTGGGGTGGGGCGTGCGGGGTGGCCCGGTGCTGACCGCCCTGACCTTCCTCGCGCTCGGCGTGCTGCGGCTGGACCTGCTGCCCGTGCTGCTCGCGCTGGTGGGGGTGGGGCTGCTCATCCACCGTCCCCGGCCCAACTCGGAGAAGGCATGA